Proteins encoded by one window of Candidatus Pelagibacter giovannonii:
- the rpmB gene encoding 50S ribosomal protein L28 yields the protein MSKKCELTGKIPMKGHNVSHANNKTKRRFLPNLKKAKFTSDILKRSLTLTVSNAGVRCVDKKGTFDQFLKTVKNKNISPRLKKLKKSILIKSPFIKKIPKASPSKSA from the coding sequence ATGTCTAAGAAATGTGAATTAACTGGTAAAATTCCTATGAAAGGTCACAATGTTAGTCATGCTAACAATAAGACTAAAAGAAGATTTTTACCTAATTTAAAAAAAGCGAAATTTACAAGTGACATTCTAAAAAGAAGCCTAACTTTAACTGTTAGCAATGCTGGTGTTAGATGTGTAGATAAAAAAGGCACTTTTGATCAGTTCTTAAAGACTGTAAAAAATAAAAATATTTCACCTAGACTAAAAAAATTAAAAAAAAGCATACTAATTAAATCACCTTTTATTAAAAAGATACCAAAAGCATCTCCTAGTAAATCCGCTTAA
- a CDS encoding AmpG family muropeptide MFS transporter has translation MIEIKKQSLSETFAVYFDKRMLRILLLGAISGFPWVLIGSSLSLWLKEEGLSRSTIGWAGLIFAVYAFNYLWAPLIDRFQIPYLTKKLGHRRGWIVLMQIVILACLVTWSFINPTENLSLLITVGLIIAIASATQDITVDALRIEQIGEHESKSMAAGAAMAVVGWWSGYKLGGVIALFTAEYLENIGVNNYWQITFLILGVVVILMNIGLMFVHEPLFTDRQNKQKETDKLIESKLGSKNVITNFITWISSTLGGPIISFFKKNGFTIAIGILSFIFLFKIGEAFLGRMSIVFYKEMGFSKGDIAIYSKTLGWITTVMFTLLGGLFVIRSGVLKAMFVAGILMAATNLLFTVLAWSDKSELLFAVAVIFDDIAAAFATVAFVAFISLLVDRTYTATQYALLASIGTAGRTTLASSSGALVDWLNGDWGVFFIITAIMVIPSLICLWFIKDKLKLREK, from the coding sequence ATGATTGAAATTAAAAAACAATCCTTATCAGAAACTTTTGCTGTCTACTTTGATAAGAGAATGCTCAGAATATTATTACTAGGTGCTATCTCTGGTTTTCCATGGGTTTTAATTGGGAGTAGTTTAAGTCTATGGCTCAAAGAAGAAGGATTAAGTAGATCAACAATTGGTTGGGCAGGACTAATATTTGCTGTTTATGCTTTTAATTATTTATGGGCACCACTTATTGATAGATTTCAAATACCCTACCTAACAAAAAAACTTGGCCATAGAAGAGGATGGATAGTTTTAATGCAAATTGTAATTTTAGCTTGTCTTGTTACTTGGAGTTTCATTAATCCTACCGAAAACCTTTCGCTACTAATTACAGTTGGTTTAATTATTGCTATAGCGTCAGCCACACAAGATATCACAGTTGATGCTTTAAGAATTGAACAAATAGGCGAACATGAAAGTAAATCAATGGCAGCTGGTGCTGCAATGGCTGTTGTTGGATGGTGGAGTGGATACAAATTAGGTGGTGTAATAGCTTTATTTACTGCAGAATATTTAGAGAATATCGGTGTTAATAATTACTGGCAAATTACATTTTTAATTTTAGGAGTTGTAGTAATTTTGATGAACATAGGTTTGATGTTTGTTCATGAGCCTCTTTTTACTGATAGACAAAATAAACAAAAAGAAACTGATAAACTTATAGAAAGTAAACTTGGATCAAAAAATGTTATAACTAATTTTATAACATGGATAAGCAGCACATTAGGTGGCCCCATAATAAGCTTTTTTAAGAAAAATGGTTTTACAATTGCTATTGGAATTTTAAGCTTTATTTTTTTATTTAAAATTGGTGAAGCCTTTCTTGGACGTATGTCGATAGTTTTTTACAAAGAAATGGGCTTTTCTAAGGGTGATATTGCAATTTACTCTAAAACTTTAGGATGGATAACTACAGTTATGTTTACATTACTGGGAGGACTTTTTGTAATTAGATCTGGTGTTTTAAAAGCAATGTTTGTTGCAGGAATATTAATGGCAGCAACTAACTTATTATTCACAGTCTTGGCGTGGAGTGATAAATCTGAGTTATTATTCGCAGTAGCAGTCATATTTGATGATATAGCAGCAGCATTTGCAACGGTTGCATTTGTAGCATTTATTTCACTACTAGTAGACAGAACATATACCGCAACTCAATACGCGTTACTTGCATCAATAGGGACTGCTGGTAGAACTACACTTGCATCATCATCTGGAGCATTAGTAGATTGGCTTAATGGAGATTGGGGAGTTTTTTTTATCATTACAGCCATCATGGTAATACCTTCTTTGATTTGTTTGTGGTTTATAAAAGATAAATTAAAACTTCGTGAAAAATAA
- a CDS encoding prephenate dehydrogenase, whose amino-acid sequence MKNILIIGCGLIGSSLLRAISEKKIAKKIFVYEKSKSNILKIKKLKLPCEIKNDLKQIIPNLDLIIFCTPLGEYEKIILKINRYLLPKTIITDVGSSKEKSMDLIKRKLKKGIFWTSSHPIAGSEVSGPENGLKDLFLNKWCILIKEKNTNRKHLLILTKFWKKIGSNVAIMDSKKHDTVFSMTSHLPHLIAYNLVKTATDFEKRQRYELIKFSAGGLRDFSRIAASNEIMWRDIFFNNQKNISKVIDLFIQNLRSFKRDIQFKNNKSIIKKLVNTKKVRKKIIKLKQDINKPDFGRN is encoded by the coding sequence ATGAAAAATATTTTAATTATAGGCTGTGGTTTAATTGGTTCTTCATTATTAAGGGCAATATCTGAAAAAAAAATAGCTAAAAAAATATTTGTCTATGAAAAATCAAAATCAAATATTTTAAAAATTAAAAAATTAAAATTACCATGTGAAATTAAAAATGATTTAAAGCAAATTATCCCAAACTTAGATTTGATAATATTTTGCACTCCACTAGGAGAATATGAAAAAATAATTTTAAAGATAAACAGATATTTATTACCCAAAACTATCATTACAGATGTTGGGTCATCTAAAGAAAAGTCTATGGATTTAATTAAAAGAAAATTAAAAAAAGGAATTTTTTGGACATCCAGTCACCCTATTGCAGGTTCAGAAGTTAGTGGCCCAGAAAATGGATTAAAAGATTTATTTCTTAATAAATGGTGCATATTAATAAAAGAAAAAAATACCAATAGAAAACACCTTCTGATACTTACCAAGTTTTGGAAAAAAATTGGTTCAAATGTTGCAATTATGGACTCAAAAAAACATGATACGGTTTTTTCTATGACAAGTCATTTGCCTCATTTAATTGCATATAATTTGGTTAAAACAGCTACAGACTTTGAAAAACGACAAAGATATGAATTAATAAAATTTAGTGCAGGTGGTTTGAGAGATTTTTCAAGAATTGCTGCATCTAATGAAATTATGTGGAGAGATATTTTTTTTAATAATCAAAAAAATATTTCAAAAGTTATTGATCTGTTTATTCAAAATTTACGTTCATTTAAAAGAGATATTCAATTTAAAAATAATAAGTCTATTATTAAAAAATTAGTTAATACTAAAAAAGTTAGAAAAAAAATAATTAAATTAAAACAAGATATCAATAAGCCAGACTTTGGAAGAAATTAG
- a CDS encoding NlpC/P60 family protein → MKNNYFYKKPLSNIYKKPNVVSEVTSQILYGEKFKIISKNKSWIKIKILFDNYVGYIKNKDYTKDHKPTHKIFILKANIYNKQKNRTKYFLPFASRISMIHENKKFIEFEKNKWIKKSDIKKINHIEKDYLKILKIFLNIKYLWGGKSYKGIDCSAILQLFFYYNNKFYPRDTKDQKKYSVKKNVNKVFKKGDIIFWKGHVAVCINTQKLIHAYGPEKKVLIMNITETINRIERTAKLIVKKISSIKY, encoded by the coding sequence GTGAAAAATAATTACTTTTACAAAAAACCATTATCAAATATCTATAAAAAACCCAATGTGGTTTCTGAGGTTACCTCGCAAATTTTGTATGGGGAAAAATTCAAGATTATATCTAAGAATAAAAGTTGGATAAAAATAAAGATTTTATTTGATAATTATGTTGGATACATAAAAAATAAAGATTACACAAAAGATCACAAACCAACCCATAAAATATTTATTCTAAAAGCAAATATTTACAATAAACAAAAAAATAGAACAAAATACTTTTTGCCTTTTGCATCAAGGATTTCCATGATTCATGAAAATAAAAAATTTATAGAGTTTGAAAAAAATAAATGGATTAAAAAAAGTGATATAAAAAAAATTAATCATATAGAAAAAGATTATTTAAAAATATTAAAAATTTTTTTAAATATTAAATATCTATGGGGTGGTAAAAGTTATAAAGGTATAGACTGTTCTGCTATTTTACAATTATTTTTTTACTATAATAATAAATTTTATCCGAGAGATACAAAAGACCAAAAAAAATATTCAGTAAAAAAAAATGTAAATAAAGTTTTTAAAAAAGGTGATATTATTTTTTGGAAAGGCCATGTTGCTGTTTGTATTAACACTCAAAAATTAATTCATGCATATGGTCCTGAAAAGAAAGTTTTGATTATGAATATAACAGAGACAATAAATAGAATTGAAAGAACGGCAAAATTAATAGTAAAAAAAATATCCTCTATAAAATACTAA
- a CDS encoding quinone-dependent dihydroorotate dehydrogenase, whose product MFSKLRSLIFKIDPETAHNLAIKSLKLNILPSITDQNKGDPIFETSLFGKNIDNPIGMAAGFDKNAEVYNSLFKLGFGFVEVGTVTPLEQYGNPKPRVFRLVEDQALINRLGFNNLGAENVSHRIKSNSHKGLLGINIGPNKDSEDRLNDYLIGLRNFYDIADYITVNISSPNTENLRAFHDETKFDELLNAIEKEKVKLKSKIPIVVKISPDIFEEQIELISKILIKHKVSAIIVSNTTAKNREKLNNILKHQKGGLSGKPLEEEANKLISKFYKLLKGKIEIIGVGGVDSGESAYKKFQAGASYVQLYTGMVFQGPNVVVKIKKELKEILIDEGIKNFKEIIGKKHTN is encoded by the coding sequence ATGTTCTCAAAATTAAGATCACTAATTTTTAAAATTGATCCTGAAACTGCTCATAATTTAGCAATTAAGTCTTTAAAACTAAACATATTACCAAGCATAACTGATCAAAATAAAGGAGACCCAATATTTGAGACTAGTTTATTTGGTAAAAATATAGATAATCCAATAGGAATGGCTGCTGGGTTTGATAAAAATGCCGAAGTTTATAATTCACTGTTTAAACTTGGGTTTGGTTTTGTGGAAGTGGGAACAGTTACACCACTTGAACAATACGGAAATCCAAAGCCAAGAGTTTTTAGGTTAGTTGAGGATCAGGCCCTTATAAATAGGCTAGGTTTTAATAATTTAGGAGCAGAAAATGTTAGCCATAGAATTAAATCTAACTCACATAAAGGTTTATTAGGAATTAACATAGGCCCCAATAAAGATAGTGAAGATAGATTAAATGATTATTTAATTGGACTTAGAAACTTTTATGACATTGCTGATTATATTACAGTTAACATTTCTTCTCCCAACACAGAAAATTTAAGAGCTTTTCATGATGAAACTAAATTTGATGAATTGTTGAATGCAATAGAAAAAGAAAAAGTTAAACTTAAATCAAAAATACCAATTGTAGTAAAAATTTCTCCAGATATCTTTGAGGAACAAATTGAATTAATAAGTAAAATTTTAATTAAACATAAGGTTAGTGCAATAATTGTTTCAAATACAACAGCTAAAAATAGAGAAAAATTAAATAATATTTTAAAGCATCAAAAAGGTGGGCTATCAGGCAAGCCACTAGAAGAAGAGGCTAATAAGCTAATAAGTAAGTTTTATAAACTGCTTAAAGGTAAGATTGAAATTATAGGTGTAGGAGGTGTGGACTCAGGAGAAAGCGCTTATAAAAAATTTCAGGCAGGAGCTAGCTATGTTCAATTATATACAGGAATGGTTTTTCAAGGACCAAACGTTGTAGTAAAGATAAAAAAAGAGCTTAAAGAAATATTAATTGATGAAGGTATTAAGAATTTTAAAGAAATAATAGGAAAGAAGCATACTAATTGA
- a CDS encoding TrkH family potassium uptake protein, which produces MSNYKTVFFTLGVLQIILGISMMIPIIAQFIYSEVDSSFIGGSIISIIFGVLFFLTNLNHDKKLNLQQAFLLTALSWLSIAIFGSLPFIFSTLELSITDSFFESMSGITTTGSTIISNLEGAPRSILLWRAMLQWLGGIGIIVMAITLMPIMNVGGMQLFKISSNDSSEKLLPKSKEISLRLIYVYLGLTVLCASTYKIFGMNIFDSLTHSMTTIATGGFSNYNESIGYFNSLPIEISSMVFIILGSLPFIAYIKFLNGDRKILISDVQIKSFLKIIIFSIIILFIYLLFHNKDFSQINIRTICFNVISILSGTGYVTGEFDGWGNFPLIFFLTLMFIGGCAGSTTCGIKIFRIQILYIFIINQLKKIIYPKGIFIIKYDKNNVDDKFMASIISFIFLYLVIFFLITAFLSLSGLDFVTSISGAATSISNVGPGLGSTIGPNSNFSSLPEISKWILSLGMILGRLELFAILVLFLPSFWRN; this is translated from the coding sequence ATGTCTAATTATAAAACTGTTTTTTTTACCTTGGGTGTTTTGCAAATTATTCTTGGAATTTCCATGATGATTCCAATTATAGCTCAGTTTATATATTCTGAAGTTGATTCTTCTTTTATTGGAGGCTCTATAATTTCTATAATATTTGGTGTTTTATTTTTTTTAACAAATTTAAATCATGATAAAAAATTAAATTTACAGCAAGCATTCTTATTAACTGCTCTATCTTGGTTAAGCATTGCAATATTTGGCTCTTTACCTTTTATTTTTTCTACTCTTGAACTTTCAATTACAGACTCTTTTTTTGAAAGTATGTCAGGGATTACCACGACAGGGTCAACAATTATTTCCAACTTAGAGGGTGCTCCTAGATCGATACTTTTGTGGCGAGCAATGCTTCAATGGTTAGGTGGAATTGGTATTATTGTAATGGCAATAACCTTAATGCCGATAATGAATGTTGGTGGAATGCAATTATTTAAAATTTCGAGTAACGATTCTTCTGAAAAACTATTACCAAAATCAAAAGAAATTTCACTTAGGCTAATTTATGTTTATTTAGGTCTAACAGTACTTTGTGCATCTACATATAAAATTTTTGGTATGAATATTTTTGATAGCTTAACCCATTCAATGACTACGATAGCAACTGGTGGCTTTTCAAACTACAACGAATCTATTGGATATTTTAATAGTCTACCTATCGAAATATCATCCATGGTTTTCATCATATTGGGGAGTTTACCTTTTATTGCCTATATAAAATTTTTAAATGGAGACAGAAAAATTCTTATCTCTGATGTTCAAATTAAGTCATTTTTAAAAATTATTATTTTTTCAATTATTATACTTTTTATTTATTTACTTTTTCACAACAAAGATTTTTCTCAAATAAATATTAGGACTATTTGTTTTAATGTTATCTCTATATTAAGTGGAACAGGATATGTTACTGGAGAATTTGATGGATGGGGAAACTTTCCACTTATTTTCTTTCTAACTTTAATGTTCATTGGTGGGTGTGCCGGTTCTACAACATGTGGAATTAAAATTTTTAGAATTCAAATTCTGTACATTTTTATTATCAATCAATTAAAGAAGATTATTTATCCAAAAGGCATATTTATAATAAAATATGATAAAAATAATGTCGATGATAAATTTATGGCTTCCATCATTTCTTTTATTTTTCTTTACTTAGTTATATTTTTTTTAATAACTGCATTTTTATCTTTAAGTGGTTTGGATTTTGTTACTTCAATTTCTGGTGCTGCAACCTCAATCTCAAATGTTGGTCCAGGATTAGGCTCTACAATTGGCCCTAATAGCAATTTTTCAAGCTTACCGGAAATATCTAAATGGATTTTAAGTCTTGGAATGATATTGGGTAGGTTAGAATTATTTGCTATACTTGTATTGTTTCTTCCATCATTTTGGAGAAATTAA
- a CDS encoding lysine--tRNA ligase, protein MIEKDNLDKTNAWPFVEAKKLLRERKSFITKKGKIILQTGYGPSGLPHIGTFGEVARTSMMVNALRQLTDTPTEIITFSDDMDGLRKVPENVPNQELLNNNLHKPLTQVPDPFEKFSSFGEHNNEMLKDFLNKFNFEYNFQSSSVLYKGGFFNPTLQIILENYQGIMDIILPTLGKERQKTYSPFLPISPDTGKVLEIPVLEILKEKSKIIFDNNGKKLEVSILDGNCKLQWKVDWAMRWYALDVDFEMYGKDLIESAILSSRIIKLIGKTNPSGFAYELFLDERGEKISKSKGNGITIDQWLEYASPESLSLYMYQNPKRAKKLYKEIVPKTVDEYLDLIEKAKNQNELQLLMNPVWHVHNGLIPKEDTIMSFSMLLNLVETSNADSKELLWKFVKKYKKNLLEKEHPIFDNLIGYAIKYFNDVIKLKKKYKTPNASEKVALEALVKSLGGCNDKMLPEDIQTLIYSTGKENGYTENLRDWFKLIYEVVFGDENGPRMGFFISFFGVNETKELIKEKIK, encoded by the coding sequence GTGATTGAAAAAGATAATTTAGATAAAACTAACGCATGGCCCTTTGTTGAGGCGAAAAAATTACTGCGTGAAAGAAAGTCCTTTATTACTAAAAAAGGTAAAATAATTTTACAAACTGGTTATGGTCCAAGTGGGTTGCCTCATATAGGTACATTTGGTGAAGTTGCAAGAACATCGATGATGGTTAATGCTCTAAGACAACTCACCGATACACCAACAGAAATCATAACTTTTTCTGATGATATGGATGGTCTTAGAAAAGTTCCAGAAAACGTTCCAAATCAAGAGCTCTTAAATAACAATCTTCATAAGCCTCTAACTCAAGTGCCAGACCCATTTGAAAAATTTTCAAGTTTTGGCGAACACAATAACGAAATGTTAAAAGATTTTTTAAATAAATTTAATTTTGAATATAATTTTCAAAGTTCTTCAGTTCTTTATAAGGGTGGTTTTTTTAATCCCACATTACAGATAATCCTAGAAAATTATCAAGGTATTATGGATATAATTCTTCCAACACTAGGAAAAGAAAGACAAAAAACTTACAGTCCATTTTTACCAATTAGTCCGGACACTGGCAAGGTTTTAGAAATTCCAGTTTTAGAAATACTAAAAGAAAAATCTAAAATTATATTTGATAATAATGGAAAAAAACTTGAGGTAAGTATCTTAGATGGAAATTGTAAATTACAATGGAAAGTAGATTGGGCAATGAGATGGTATGCCCTTGATGTAGATTTTGAAATGTATGGAAAAGATCTAATTGAAAGTGCAATACTATCATCAAGAATAATCAAGTTAATTGGAAAAACAAACCCATCTGGGTTTGCTTATGAGCTTTTTTTAGATGAAAGAGGAGAAAAAATATCTAAATCAAAAGGAAATGGAATTACGATTGATCAGTGGTTGGAGTATGCATCACCTGAGAGTCTTTCATTGTACATGTATCAAAATCCAAAAAGAGCAAAAAAACTATATAAAGAAATAGTTCCTAAAACAGTTGACGAATACTTGGACCTTATAGAGAAAGCTAAAAATCAAAATGAGCTGCAATTATTAATGAATCCAGTTTGGCATGTACATAATGGATTAATTCCTAAAGAAGATACTATTATGAGCTTTTCAATGCTATTAAATTTAGTAGAAACCAGCAATGCAGATTCTAAGGAGTTACTTTGGAAGTTTGTAAAAAAATATAAAAAAAATCTTTTAGAAAAAGAACACCCAATTTTTGATAATCTAATTGGTTATGCGATTAAGTATTTTAATGATGTAATAAAATTGAAAAAAAAATACAAAACCCCTAACGCAAGTGAAAAAGTTGCATTAGAAGCACTGGTTAAGTCTCTTGGTGGTTGCAATGATAAGATGTTGCCTGAGGATATTCAGACATTAATTTATTCAACGGGAAAAGAAAATGGCTACACAGAAAACTTGCGTGATTGGTTTAAATTAATTTATGAGGTTGTTTTTGGAGATGAAAATGGACCAAGAATGGGATTTTTTATAAGTTTTTTTGGAGTAAACGAAACAAAAGAATTAATTAAAGAAAAAATAAAATAA